GTTTACGCTAAAATGGATCTTCTTAGCACCGTAAAAAGCATATTATATAAGcccgtttattattagtttctgtaatacaaaaactaaaaattatgtaaaaagtaGCCTTGGTTGATTTTACTCTTGCATAGGTTATGCCCTAAAACCATTTCTATTATGGAAGAGTAGACCTATGCCCAATAGTGGGTTTAATAGGCTGCGGACGATAATGATGAGTTACACTAAAATTACGATAAGGTTACATAAAAAATGCATTAggttttaattgatttattaagaattaaaaaagtttaatctacaatgtgtatttatttacaagacaTCGAGATGAGATTGACTTAATTAGGATTCGGTTGTCGGTGCCTAACTTTTAGTATCCAGAACCACGTTGCCCACTCGGACCACCGCTGGGGTAACCTTCGCTTCCCCCTTGAGCGCCATTCCTCCCATCTTGAGCTCTGCCACCAGGATAGCCTCCCTGACTACCAGGATAGTTTCCACCGCCTTGCCCACCTCTGCCTCTAGCACCTTGTTGTCCACTGGGATAGCCGCTACTACCACCTTGTCCGTTACTGAGATAGCCTTGATCGTTACTTGGGTAACCGCCAGCGCCAGATCCTGAGCCGAAACCGGGTTGCTGATATCTTCCACCTTGACCTGAACCAGGTTGTTGAGGGTAGCCAGCTCCACTTCCAGCGAAAGCTTCAGCGTTGGCATCAGCACGTGGATAACCTTGATTTCTTCCTCctataaataagttatatatatacaatgaacataaaGAATTATATAATCCTTATTCCCAGTATCATGTAAGTAAGTACGAGTATTATGTAagaattactttttttagacGCGACATCTTTTCCCCCTTCATCTTAAGAAATGTCAAAAAAACATGtcctcaaaattaaaaataaatatatctaatcgctaatattataacatattttttaactccataaatatttaaaaatattaccactTGCAAAACCAGATCCACTGCCACCACCAGATCCTggaaagtaaacaaacaaattaaattaaaatttaatctcaaaatattgtaaaaaaaaagcttaactaCGTTTTTTATTGCACTTGATACAGCCCGCCTTGCTTGAATTAACCGCAAAGCTAATTTGAAGCGTATATACTACTCGTAACTTGCACATATTTTAAGAGAATTCCTCTCaacagaataattaatatgttCGTTGATATCTAGGTGAAGTTAAGAAACCAAATACCTGGTAAAAGTCATCAAACATAATCAGGTTTTCTTCTCTGCAGATAGCTAGATATGCGTAAGAAAACTAGATATGGATTGCTTTGTAATAAACGACTACTACCTACTACTCGTAGCAGTAGCGTTATTTAGGATTCAACGCCCTGAACCGTTAAGATTGGCCGCCTTGTACTATTCGCATTTACTGTATCCCTATTTAcacatttatgttataaatacaaGAGCTTTTATGTGTGGAGAGGTTAGAGCTACAACAGAATCATGCTTTAGCTAATCTTCTATCAATAGGAACTATTAATTTTTCGAGATAGAGATTACATTCTCTCAAACTTCTGCTTGCGCTGGCCCCCGCCGCGGGCTTTAGCCGCTAAGCCGCTAGCCGCTTCCCGCCCTTGGCTAAATACGCCTATGActattagtagtagagcttactgtgacagagctcgttccgGAAAGTTCTacagccatgtttatttctgtcactaagcagcattgctgtgttccttTCTGAAGGGCTGCCGGTGATTTAACAGGCACATTAAAACCTACGCCTATAGTTGATGGACACTGGATAAGATTTGCAAAGTATTGCTTCGTCTATAGGCGTCGTTTTTAACTTACCATTAGATgagctatgatgatgatgctagttccatcatttattactattggaaaaaaaactaataagcAGAGATACAATAAACAAACCCTCATATCGGATCTGAGGCTTGTAGCCCTCCCGATCAGCCTCATACTCGACCACTTGCTTCCTACCGTCGGGCAATACAACGTTATACTCCCCTGTGGTAACGTCACCGTCACGACGTTCTGAGTGACCGAATTTAGTACCTGTCGCTGCATCATCGACCTCATAGCTAAACTCGTACTTAGCTGGACCCTGTAACaataatatcaacattaaaaatgCTCCCGGTCATTTTAAAATGTCCACAACTGCAGAGCTTTTTGTTAGcgtataatgtataaaaagtgCCTAAGATCTGGTTCTGTAATCATCTAAGCTGGTCAGTTACTTAAGAACAGTGGtaagttaatatttatacacACAAACGCAGATACATAATAACCTCTCTCTTACCCTCAACACCTGCCATCTGCGTTCCGCAGTAGGTCAaaagtcaataaaaaaatcgtaaaaataactaaatatagaACTTACATTAGAGTCATCCACCCCTGATCCAcgataattttgattatttttatctagttCATTACCGAAATCAGGGGTGCCGTAAGAAGAAGAGGGAGATCCACCAAACTGTTGCCTCGAGCCTTGACTTTGGCGACCAGCATTTCCACCATTGAAGTTTCCAGGCGCGTAATCCGTAGATGGTGTTCCATAAGAAGTATCTGGCCTTTGAGAAGTGCCGCGACCGCGGAATGGAGAATTGCCACCACTGCTGCCACCTTGTTGGTTAGGAGCTCCATATTGTTGACTGGGAGATTGTCCCTGGCGACCTCGCGAACCATCTCTTTGAAATCCAGAAGAGCCTTGTCCGGGTACTCCATATTCAGAAGATAATGAATTTGAAGGGTAATTTCCTGGAGCATTATAGTTCCCACCGAACTGACTTTGTGACCCTGAACCAGGTCTGCCCTGCCCTATATTAGGAGCTCCATATTGCGATGAAGGTCGTCCGCCTGATCCTGAGCTCGGAGGTAAGTAGCTATTTACTGGTGGTTCACATTTGGTCGTCCTTACCAAGAGAACTGCGAGGGAGAAAAGCCACtggaaaataaattacatagtaTTAATAGCATGAAGAAAAAATATCTAAGATGATGAACAGGAAATATTATAATGCTTACAactaatatcattttaatggAGTTTTAACTTCAATTCTACGATTTTAGTATTGTTCCTTTAATCACTCTTGAGTTTGGAGTAAATTGAAATCCTCTAGTCTAAGCTTATATAGTGTGAATCAAAATAGTGAATGTCCTATCAATAGTAATTCCAGAAAGTGCACGCGCATCGTggctgattttaattttgtgcaTTTGTGTCCAAATGTAGGGCGCTCAAATCCTTGTCACTATTCAACATTgcaataaattacatttatgtgTACTACTTATTACATTTAAACAATACTTAGTAACTATTAttgaatatgtatttttaattctgCAATTTTGTTAATGAATACATTACGCAGgtttctaatattttataatatctatttgTATTCGCTTGTGTTGTTCGAATCCTAATGTTGTCTTGCAGAAATCGACACTTAGCAagaaggccgccttttgtatactacttCTTTTATTCCAGTgagcatattaaatcaatgtttaatGCTCCTTTTATATCCCTAGCTTTGTAGtagtttaatgtaaaattaaattaaaaattaatgtatttatctACTATTACAGCATCAGTTCTTCGCCAACAATGTTCTCTGGATCTGGTAAGATAATAAGTTAGTAATGCGATACCTGTGTTTTCCTGTCTTTTGCTGGACATATTTTTACAAACTCAGTGGTTGAGGGAGATAGAAAAATGCCTAAAAATCATatgttttcaaaatttaaaagacgCAAAAAGCATTTTCGGTAacgggctgatatgatgatgatgatgatgtagtgtacgtgccgagtctttgaagtagccttTGCCCGCCGAACTCCTGGAGCTCTGAATTGAAAACACCGTTGCCGAAGCAACAAATTGAGGCATCTAACACTTTTGCTTTAATCATTCATCGGATGAATATGTTCGTGAGTGATCTGTGTCACCTCGATCGTGCGCGTGGCCCGAGTATGGTGCAATGTGCGCGCTCTAATTCAGTATTCAATGTTCGCACACTGCCCCAAACCGGAGGGGGCAcagtaaaaaagaaatatagacacttttgaaacgtgaagtcagtctttttgtagtgattTTACAACCAGTAGGCAAGAACCTCCTTTGTCTTTGAAGCGCAAACGAAGCACTTCAAGATTACCTGCATTCCACTGGCGTGTAAGATGCGGTCATTCACATTTTCAGCCCTGTcatattttattccaccagtctaagatggtaccgggctaatctgttaggaaatatggcagttatatttttaacctaTACCCGTtttaaatcggtttctacgcgatattgtACCGGAATGTTAAATCGCTTAACGGTACGTCTTTAtctaactagccacagccagaccagacaaaagaaaatgaaaaaattataaattactgaaTTGGGGCAAttcggaaatttataatttctgctgGGAATTGAACCATTACAACTTaaaactgtgtgtgtgtgtaattgTGTGAGGCGCTTATGCCTCTCGAAACTTTTGCAGCAGTCTGCGATGAACAAAACACATTTGCCATCGGAAATCGTATATATGTACCTATGGcgaactatattattatttctcactgaataatataattgttttatgaaGTATCTACTGTTGCACCTagttggtctagtagttagtTTAGATCACGAGGACATAGGTTCGATTCCTcggtcaaatttaaattttatttcatgaaatttttaGTACCAGCCTGGTGTTAAGTACATTacctatttgtaatttttttacacacGTTCAAGAGATATCACATAACACATTATACTTACTTGTGTTAGCATATACTGTAATTGTAAGCATTTTCAACTATAGATGACGTGGTTCTATTCTAGTgagtttttctgtaaaaaaatctcataaCCACCCAGCCTGGATCTAGGACATTGGTGGTCTCCATGCCCTGAGAGCTCATTAAGCCTGCGGTCCcgattcatcataatcattatatcaatccattagcccactacagcgcacgggtctccttccacaatgagatggAGTTAAGGCCATATTCCACCACGCCGGACTGGACTCCACATAcatttgtgaacattatggagaactctcaggcatgcaggtttacccacgatgttttccttcaccgtttaagcaagtggtattttaattgcttaacttaaaaaagttagtggGATTCGAAGTTGGTTcgccgaaagtgtagtcgaagtcctacctactggatATCACCGCTTTTGTTTGATACGGGGGGCAATTTCTTCTAAGATACCGCTATGGCGCTTAGAACCAAAATAACTTTCGTAAGTTTTTCGTTGTAAGTTTCcgaatgtacatattttttatgtaatttaccCATCATAAGTACGCCTCTATGTGTCTTTttacataaagaaatatttgactttgactttgacttcaggTTACAAATAATTTGAACAAACAGAGAAGGGTATATATAGGGCTCATTAATGAAGCCTCTAATGTATCCTTGTCAGAGGCGCTCATGATCGTCACGTTCGCGAGTGATTTCTTACGAACGTGCAATCCGGAGCGTGCACGTCTCTTATGCAACTACACGAATATAATCGACTTGCTTCAATCCACGGATCCAACGTTGGACCAAGTTTTCTAGAGGCCATCAGTTATATCAAGACTACGCGGacttttttcaatattaatataattaattcccGTTCGGAGCAGTTTAAGCCGTCGTTATAAttatttgtgataataatcgttaaggcccaccaacccgcattggagcaaagcgttgggtctatgctcttcaaccgtctctcctatgatagAGAAGGCATGTgctcagcagtgggacgttgaTAGCAGATTaatgatgaatgaattaaataattgataGACACAGCAGATGGCCTACTAAAgtggaaaaactttttttgttttttttattccactacaagttagcccttgaccgcaaactcacgtgatggtaagtgatgatgcaatctaagatcgtcacgggctaacctgtaaggggtatAGCAGTCTAAGTGGTTTCTACGCACGCgtacgctaaattgcttagcagcaGGTCTTTGTCGATAGGTTGCTATCTAGCCAAAGCTGAAGTCCCCTACCAGACCAGATCTGAGAAAagtcagatattataaatttccgcTGCCACGGattgaactcgggacctccaacATAAAACCAAAGCTCACTTGATTATGCTCATACACATTTTATATGTCTTGTAGGGTtcagccagcgtttgcaatgtaagcacAAAAAACATGTCTAtttacgacatcacattacaaatctcTAAAATGATCATTGGTCATTTAATATATATcgcatattttatacatatattttatacatataaaccttcctttTGTATCactctatatatttataactaaccTCATCAAAACCCGTTGCGTAGTTTTATAGATCTAAGCATATTTAGGGACAGATAGACTGCGGGAAGCGACGTTGTTTAATACCATGAAGTGAAGTGATAGCAATCTGTTTATACGCGATATACACGGTATATCAACCTGAACACTTAATCACCTTTAATTGATTAGCAATTATAAACCATAATAATTCGTACTTACATCATTATTATCTGATAACAGCCAATAAACAAGAgttacattttatattcatatgcaaatttatatatctatatttatatttatttgtcgtaattcattatagtatattatatatatatatatatttcttgtgtgcgtgtgtatttcactgaactcctaaacggctggaccgacttgaatgaattttttggtatgcgtttgggtggcaccctggttggtttagattcacaaatcagcccgacagatggcgctggcgATGGcttttgtcgtaatatatttattatttctaacatttattgatttacgactacgcttactttggggctagatgttgatgtgtgtattgtcgtagtatatttatttatttataattggaaaaccatgtctataaacagagctacgAAAGGGCAAGACATAccgccctgtgttcatcaattTGACGAGTAGGTGTTAACGACAATAcatcgtagtatataaaaaaaaaaaaaaactagtggatgcttcttaagatgttggtcgaagcttttcgcgagaagaccattgactgaaacgacgatcggaacaataacggtcaactcaacactccacatggcggtaatctcgtgagcaaggtccaagtaattagatactttttctttttcagctttcaccagattatcgtcatgtggaatagtaatgtcaacaattatatttaaatatttcttaattggATGTACGAGTATTAAATCTTTAAGGATCAACCGCACTggctggcagtggcgtgcatagagggtatgtacaggatATGCAGAAGTTACAAATTGAAGAAGAAGagttacaattttataactcgtactggaaattttcttcattttatatcatctactgCTAGCACTACCACTGCTAGCTGGAACTTTAGTTCAGCGGAACTATGTGAAAAGATTCTTTAGGTATATCAAGTCGTGTAAGCTAAACTGCACTAACCTTTTTTCCCACTACCATAAAGTTATCCCTGAAGTTGAGTGACTATAGAGGATGTCAcaactatcttagactgcgcTAAGATGTTAACTGCCGACTGGGCAGTTAACATCTTCTAGGGGTACGGCACCCATAACCATACTAACCAGTTTCTACATGTCATccacagaaataagaacatacagaaagcTACTTGAAGCTACCAAAAACTattccactttagaatggtctctcgaacaaacggttagtcacttcataccatttggCAGATgaaggtaattattttatctctaatgttctaCGCGTTCACCATAAAGTTTGTTAAATtctgcgggtgtaaagtgagatgtgcgcggagcatttccactgtttttggacacaaggTACTGCGTACAATAATGACTGACTGaagattctgtatgttcttaattcaatgatgTCATCATACCAGATCGCCAATGACCTTGGCGTCTTTTccggtaggatggtaacaagccacgtGCGAAGCTACtagagaaaattaataaattataaatttcaaaattgcccctgctggagaTCGAATGCTTCAGGCTTCAACTAGTAGGACATCCAATATAtgagatatataaaataatttgggtagttAGTGCGtgtgtgcatgtatgaagtgcacgccactgaggacCACAACCTCACTGCTGCGCTAGGGATCATAAGTGTAGTTCCGTGTAATATGATAAAACTTAATTCCAAAGATCTTTAATTAGACTTTCTTTTCTCAATATATCCTGTGGAACAGAACAACAGTAATTTATGTTCAGTCGTTGAAAAATCATTAAACCtcgaaacaaaataataagcacggtaaaaataaaaatgcagtaaaacaaataaaacttataatgtttcatattaattattaacatcaATTATGCAATACAATCATCATTGTCATACCTGAgagaatttattttcaaaattgcactaataattatttaaaatacctacttacagaGAATACAACACTTTATCACAGCTATGTCAATCACTCTTAATAATAATCTACAGATAATTTATTATGGCAATTCTACgaacatttataaatatcacATACAAGTTAATTCTCAAAAACAGAGCAACCTCAATAATCATGGTATTAATAAAACTCAAGATTCAGGCGCAAAATAGATAATTGCAATGTTAACATACTCGTTAGGTGTTTCAGGCCTGGAAGTTCCGGACCCCAATTTGCCGTATTCAAAATATAACTgaagctttaattaaaataaaaaactattttttcaaaaaaaacacaccataagatttgtttttttatcggATCTTTACTAATTTCTTTTCCTAATTATTTTTTGCTGATTACATATTTAAAGTATAtcgagaaaaaaatattgcatttacATCATAATGTTTGGGAGTATAGAATGCAATCACTTCGGAAACAATGCAAAATAGGATTCgcaatttttaatcaaatagaATTCTAAAACTTATTTGTTCCATTTCcagttaaattcattttaacaaaaattgGTTTGTCTactaaacaatttattatttttatgatatcttAATCATCTTCAGTCCATTTatatcccactgttgggcacatgCTTCctctctcttatgagagaggGTATTagagcttttgttttttttttatatgttatgcAATGTTTAACAGATGGCGACTAAATTTGTctacaataatttacttttatttaat
The genomic region above belongs to Pararge aegeria chromosome 11, ilParAegt1.1, whole genome shotgun sequence and contains:
- the LOC120627391 gene encoding pro-resilin-like — its product is MQWLFSLAVLLVRTTKCEPPVNSYLPPSSGSGGRPSSQYGAPNIGQGRPGSGSQSQFGGNYNAPGNYPSNSLSSEYGVPGQGSSGFQRDGSRGRQGQSPSQQYGAPNQQGGSSGGNSPFRGRGTSQRPDTSYGTPSTDYAPGNFNGGNAGRQSQGSRQQFGGSPSSSYGTPDFGNELDKNNQNYRGSGVDDSNGPAKYEFSYEVDDAATGTKFGHSERRDGDVTTGEYNVVLPDGRKQVVEYEADREGYKPQIRYEGSGGGSGSGFASGRNQGYPRADANAEAFAGSGAGYPQQPGSGQGGRYQQPGFGSGSGAGGYPSNDQGYLSNGQGGSSGYPSGQQGARGRGGQGGGNYPGSQGGYPGGRAQDGRNGAQGGSEGYPSGGPSGQRGSGY